The DNA region GATCGTCGTCGCCAGGCGCGAGGCCCCCTCGGCGTGGGTGATCATCAGCTCCAGCCAGCGGCGGTCGAAGTCGGTGCCCCGGAGCCTGAGCAGCTCGGTGACGTCCTGCTCCGACATACGGCCGGGGACCGGCGCCTGCTCCCCCACCGGGACGACGCTCGCGCCACGCCGGCCCAGCAGCTCGCGCAGCCGCACCACCTGCGGGTGCTGGTCGTCCAGGAGCCGGCGAGCCAGCCACTGCACGTCGGGTGACGCGTCGTGCTCGCTCAGGGCGATCCGGGAGACGTCGTGGGTCTGGTTGCAGTGCGGGACCATCGCGGACAAGAAGGCCAGGTCGCGCTCCCGCTGCGTGGCGGGAGTCGGCCACGACGTGCGGGTGGCCGGCGGCGTCGGCGTCGGCTCGGCGGCGGACTCCAGCACCGGCTGGCGTGGGCCACCGCAGCCCGCGAGCGCCAGGGAGAGCGCCAGCGGGGCCAGGACTCGGGCGGGTCCGCCCAGGCGCGACGACGCAGCCATCACTCAGCCTTCACTCTCGGGGGACGACCCGGTGCGTGGGGCCTTGTGCGCGACGTACTGCACCCGCTGGCCCGTGACGATCTCCTCGGCCAGGGTGGCCAGGCGGATGTTGAGGTCCTGGCTGGTCTTGCGGAGGATCTCGAAGGCCTTCTGGTCGTCCACCCGGTGCGCCGCCATGAGCAGCCCGATGGCCTTGCCGATCTCACGGGACGTGCCCAGCGCGCGCTCGAGATGGGTGGTGGTGTCCTGCGCTCGCGCCCCCATGACGGCGACGGAGGCGAAGGAGGCGAGCACGGCCCCCTGATCGGCGGCGGCCTGGTCCATGGCGTGCGGGGTGTCGGAGAACAGGTCGAGCGAGCCGACCTTCTGCTCGTCCAGGAGGAGGCGGTAGCCGATCATGCCCCGCACCGGCGTCTCGGACAGCACCCGGGCCGCGAGCTCGGGCCAGGGAGTGCCGTCGGACAGGTCCGGGTCGTGCTGGAAGGCCTCGTCGAGGATGGCGTCGACGCACGGGCCCTGGGCCAGCGCCAGCTCCAGGTCGTCGACGGCGATGGCGACGTCATCGGTGGCCGCCGCGGTGTAGAACCGCCCCTTGGCGTCGACGAGCATCAGCGCCGCGTGGTCGCACCCGGCGACGAGGGAGACCGCTGCGGTGACGACAGCCTGGTAGATCGCCTGCGGAGCGGCCTGACCGTGGATCAAGGTGGCGAGCTCCGCGAAGACCGCGGCAGGCTCGGCCTTGACCGTGGTCATGCTGCACTCCCGCTCGTCGACAGATGGTGACGACATCCTAGTGCGCCGTCACCTGACGCCGCCGAGGCTACCCGGGCCCGGTGGAGGTGCTTCACCGGGCCCGGGACGCGATCAGGACGCGAGGGTCTCGATGGCCGCGCCGACGCGCGGGAGAGCAGCCTCGACGTGCTCCTTGGCCTTGGGGCGAACGCCGTTGTAGACCTTGGCGATCGCCGCGTGCTTGGGGTTGGCCGCACGCTTGTCCGAGACGGCCAGGAGCGCGTCCGCGGCCTGCGAGGAGTTGGCGGCCAGGTGCTCGCCGAAGGGCGTGGTGCCGCGGGTCGCCCACAGCGGCTGCAGAGCAGCGGCCGCGTCGGGCAGCATGGCGTCGACGGCCTTGCGGACGATGCCGTCGTTGATCTTCTTCACGGCGGAGTATGCCGTCTTGAGAACCGTGCCGCTGACGCCCTTCTTGTCGGCGATCTCCGCGTCGACGACACCGGTGAGGGTGTCGACCGCGGTGTCGCGGCGGGCAGGGTCGAGCAGGGTCTCGGGCAGGGATGTGGTCATGCGTGGCCTTCCAGTGATGGACATGAGCTGGCGCCCGGGACTGCAGAGGTCCCCCCTGGCGCCGTGCCCGCGTCGTGCGGGCAGGCCCCAACCTAGTGGTCCGTGGCGGCGCTCGCGACCTCCACCCCCCAGCGCACGAGCGGAGCACAGTGCGGCCAGTCCGCAACCGGGCTCCCCGGAGTGATCACGGCACCCACGGGACGGCCCGCGTCGTCGAGCCGCGCGTGCAGGATACCCACCAGCGCGTCGTCCTCCGGCTGCCTCAGCTCGATGCGCGCGATGCCCTCGCGGACGCCCCGCAGCCGGACGAGGTCGTCGAGGTGGGCGGCCCATCCGGGCACCTGGTCGATCCGCAGCCGCAGCTCGCGCCGCACCCGCGCGCGCAGCACCTCGTCGTGCAGCAGGTGCTCCAGGACGGCGAGACACACGGTGGTGGCAGGGGACTCGTGGTCGATGACGGTCCCGACGAGCCAGCGGGTGTCGAGCTCGGGCAGCGTGTCGTCGTCGGGCGACGCCTCCGGGCCGACGTCCGTCGCCGGCGCCGTCGCCCGGTCGTGCCGGGTCGCCCCGACGGGGCCCGGTTCAGGATCGGCAGGCTGGGAGCGGGCCGGGGCCTGCCCCCCGGAGGCGGCCGGGTGGGTCGGGGCGCGGCCCGAGGCCGCCGGGTGGGAGGGGGCCCGGCCCGAAGCCGCCGGGTGGGTCGGGGCGCGACCCGAGGCCGCCGGGTGGGTCGGGGCGCGACCCGAGGCCGCCGGATGCGGCGGCTGCCCGGAGTCCGGACGTGACGGGTCCGGCGGCGTGGACGCCGGCTGCGAGGTGCCGGCCACGACCCCGACGGGGACCTGGTCCATCTCGTGGAGCAGCGACGACAGCTCCAGCATCAGGTCCAGGGGGGTGCCCTGCGCGGCCACGGACGTCAGGTGCTCGACGACCGGGGGCAGGCCGTTCCCCGGCATACCGCCGCCCGGCAGCTCACGACCGACAGGGTGTCCTCGCCGAGAGCGCTCGAGAGCCCGCCGCTGCTCGCGGCGCCGACGCTCGTCGTCCTGTGGACCCATGCCTCAGACCGTAGCCGGGCCGCGCGCATCGCGCGCATCGAGGGGGTGACCTGTCACCACGGCGTCCACGAAGGACATCGCGCCACGCCGCACGACCCGCGCGCGCGGCAGCCCGAGGGCCGCGACCAGCTCGTCCTGGGTGCGGGGCGGGGCCAGCTCTCCGGCGCGTGCCAGGGCCTCCAGCAGCAGGTCGCTGCCGCTGCGGCCCAGGGTGAGGCTGGACAGATGGACGGTCCCGCCAGGGCGGACCCACCGGGTGAGCCGGCCCACGAGGTCCGCCGGCCGGTCGACGAGATGCAGCATGCCGAGGCAGG from Arsenicicoccus dermatophilus includes:
- a CDS encoding DUF305 domain-containing protein translates to MAASSRLGGPARVLAPLALSLALAGCGGPRQPVLESAAEPTPTPPATRTSWPTPATQRERDLAFLSAMVPHCNQTHDVSRIALSEHDASPDVQWLARRLLDDQHPQVVRLRELLGRRGASVVPVGEQAPVPGRMSEQDVTELLRLRGTDFDRRWLELMITHAEGASRLATTIERASTDPEVREVARDTVNRSRAALGELHELLARPAVAQS
- a CDS encoding DUF6918 family protein; amino-acid sequence: MTTSLPETLLDPARRDTAVDTLTGVVDAEIADKKGVSGTVLKTAYSAVKKINDGIVRKAVDAMLPDAAAALQPLWATRGTTPFGEHLAANSSQAADALLAVSDKRAANPKHAAIAKVYNGVRPKAKEHVEAALPRVGAAIETLAS
- a CDS encoding ANTAR domain-containing protein, whose protein sequence is MTTVKAEPAAVFAELATLIHGQAAPQAIYQAVVTAAVSLVAGCDHAALMLVDAKGRFYTAAATDDVAIAVDDLELALAQGPCVDAILDEAFQHDPDLSDGTPWPELAARVLSETPVRGMIGYRLLLDEQKVGSLDLFSDTPHAMDQAAADQGAVLASFASVAVMGARAQDTTTHLERALGTSREIGKAIGLLMAAHRVDDQKAFEILRKTSQDLNIRLATLAEEIVTGQRVQYVAHKAPRTGSSPESEG